In Longibacter salinarum, a single window of DNA contains:
- a CDS encoding tetratricopeptide repeat protein has protein sequence MTPDRWNRVKDVLDEALDRPAGKEREAFLDEACAGDEDLRVEVESLLAGNDGEVSRFLSEGIPQAERADSLFGSEAALDDDARIGPYRLNGLLGRGGMGAVYRAVRADGQHEREVALKVIRPGLPSENIEQRFRAERQILASLEHPGIARLYDSGLSGDGRPYFAMERVDGTRLDRYCEEAACSIDQRLRLFEKVADAVAHAHRTLVVHRDLKPSNMLVTADGSPKLLDFGIAKLLDDEAIVDAPVTRTGRTLMTPAYAAPEQVRGEAITPATDVYALGVVLYELLTGRRPYRFDKRTPSHIEQVICETRPEPPSTAAARRDSTADTPEPSSSPLPPPARLKRRLRGDLDRIIMKALRKEPSRRYASAAEFAEDLRRYREGLPVEARPSTWQYRASKFLRRNRWRVAAAAVLVLLLAGYATTVTVQSRRLATERDRAQMHAEKAEQVSAFLTSLFEAGNPNVAQGDTITARELLARGVERTEALADQPAVQAEVQSVIGRVYTQMGRYAKATPLLEEALSTRRALPTDDPASSEQLASSLHNLGANQQVLNEVERAERLYREALTYWRTLPDARRTTMVETLNNLAGILRAQSDYDAARPVLRETITMARRLDGERKEVLPVALANLAEIRHREGDYPAADSLYREALEMGTEVMGEHHPYVLVARSNQAELYRESGRLNRAEELQRAVLQVRQSRYPEHAVRIALSRTALGHTLRAQDKHDASTPVYRTALTSLREHVPDNHVYVADALNGLGAALIAAGAPGQADSLLRESLAIRKEKRGPQSWEAAESKSFLGASLAARERYAEAEPLLHDAHATLRRTRSSDDPYTRQTLRHLVQFYDEWGRPDQAAAWRDSLAVAN, from the coding sequence ATGACCCCCGACCGCTGGAATCGTGTGAAAGACGTCCTCGACGAAGCGCTCGACCGTCCGGCAGGAAAAGAGCGCGAGGCGTTTCTGGACGAGGCCTGCGCTGGAGACGAGGACCTGAGGGTGGAGGTGGAATCACTACTGGCCGGTAACGACGGGGAGGTCTCCCGCTTTCTGAGTGAGGGGATACCACAGGCGGAACGGGCCGATTCCCTGTTCGGGAGCGAGGCGGCGCTCGACGACGATGCTCGAATCGGGCCGTACCGTCTCAACGGGTTGCTCGGACGCGGCGGCATGGGAGCCGTCTACCGCGCCGTCCGTGCGGATGGCCAGCACGAGCGTGAGGTTGCCCTGAAAGTGATTCGGCCCGGCTTGCCCTCCGAAAACATTGAGCAGCGCTTCCGGGCGGAGCGCCAGATCCTGGCCTCGCTGGAGCATCCGGGCATCGCACGCCTCTACGACAGCGGCCTTTCAGGTGACGGGCGCCCTTATTTTGCGATGGAGCGCGTTGACGGCACGCGGCTGGATCGCTACTGCGAGGAGGCCGCTTGTTCTATCGATCAGCGGCTCCGGCTCTTTGAAAAGGTGGCCGATGCCGTTGCTCATGCGCACCGCACGCTCGTTGTCCACCGCGACCTCAAGCCGTCCAACATGCTCGTCACCGCCGACGGCTCCCCGAAGCTGCTAGACTTTGGCATTGCCAAGCTGCTGGACGACGAAGCGATTGTGGACGCCCCTGTCACGCGCACGGGTCGCACTTTGATGACGCCTGCGTATGCTGCCCCCGAACAGGTGCGCGGCGAGGCAATTACTCCGGCCACCGACGTGTACGCGCTCGGCGTCGTGCTCTACGAACTGCTGACGGGCCGGCGGCCCTATCGCTTCGACAAACGCACGCCGAGTCACATCGAACAAGTCATCTGTGAAACCCGCCCGGAGCCTCCCTCGACGGCGGCCGCGCGACGGGACTCGACGGCGGACACTCCCGAACCGTCCTCGTCTCCCCTTCCTCCACCCGCGCGCCTGAAGCGCCGCCTCCGAGGCGACCTCGACCGCATCATCATGAAGGCGCTTCGGAAAGAACCGTCTCGCCGCTACGCCTCAGCTGCCGAGTTTGCCGAAGACCTGCGTCGCTACCGAGAGGGGCTGCCCGTGGAGGCCCGCCCCTCCACGTGGCAATACCGCGCAAGCAAGTTCCTCCGTCGTAACCGCTGGCGCGTGGCCGCTGCCGCCGTGCTTGTACTGCTTCTGGCTGGATATGCCACGACCGTCACCGTGCAGTCGCGCCGCCTCGCCACCGAGCGTGACCGGGCACAGATGCACGCGGAGAAGGCCGAGCAGGTGTCCGCTTTTCTGACGAGCCTGTTCGAAGCTGGAAACCCCAATGTCGCTCAGGGGGACACGATTACCGCCCGAGAGCTGCTGGCGCGCGGCGTCGAGCGTACCGAGGCGCTTGCCGACCAGCCGGCCGTCCAGGCCGAGGTGCAATCTGTCATCGGGCGCGTGTATACACAGATGGGCCGCTACGCCAAGGCCACGCCGCTTCTCGAAGAAGCATTGTCCACGCGCCGCGCCCTCCCGACCGACGACCCCGCTTCTTCTGAACAACTGGCCTCCAGCTTGCACAACCTCGGGGCCAACCAGCAGGTGCTGAACGAGGTCGAGCGGGCCGAGCGCCTCTATCGTGAAGCGCTGACGTACTGGCGCACCTTGCCGGACGCCCGGCGCACAACGATGGTCGAAACGCTCAACAATCTGGCCGGCATTCTCCGCGCGCAAAGCGACTACGACGCTGCCAGGCCGGTCCTGCGCGAAACAATTACGATGGCGCGACGGCTGGACGGTGAACGAAAGGAGGTTTTGCCCGTCGCGCTTGCCAACCTGGCCGAGATCCGTCATCGCGAAGGCGACTACCCCGCTGCCGACTCGCTCTATCGTGAGGCGCTCGAGATGGGAACGGAGGTGATGGGAGAACATCATCCGTACGTCCTCGTCGCCCGGAGCAATCAAGCCGAGTTATACCGAGAATCGGGACGTCTCAACCGAGCCGAGGAACTGCAACGCGCCGTGCTGCAGGTACGCCAGAGCCGCTACCCCGAGCACGCCGTCCGCATCGCGCTGAGCCGAACGGCGCTGGGCCACACGCTTCGCGCCCAGGATAAGCACGACGCGAGCACGCCGGTCTACCGGACCGCTCTGACGAGTCTGCGTGAGCATGTGCCAGACAACCACGTCTACGTCGCTGACGCGCTCAATGGACTGGGCGCCGCCCTCATCGCCGCCGGGGCGCCTGGTCAGGCGGATTCACTTCTTCGCGAAAGTCTCGCCATCCGCAAAGAAAAGCGCGGTCCTCAAAGCTGGGAAGCCGCCGAGTCAAAAAGCTTCCTGGGCGCGTCCCTTGCTGCCCGGGAGCGCTACGCCGAGGCCGAGCCACTGCTGCACGACGCCCACGCCACACTCC
- a CDS encoding sigma-70 family RNA polymerase sigma factor, with protein MPNSPSTVTHLLERLREEDREALDALLPLVYDELHRLAHLELRGEGPDITLRTTALVHEAYGKLVDHHAVDWQGRSHFFGVAARAMRQVVINRARKRQAQKRGGDAPHLTIDEGRIAVDQQADRLVALDEALDRLAAIDERQSRIVECRFFGGMTIEETAAALDVSPSTVKRDWRTAKAWLSREIKRMESA; from the coding sequence ATGCCCAATTCTCCCAGCACGGTGACGCACCTGCTGGAGCGTCTTCGCGAAGAGGATCGTGAAGCGCTCGATGCGCTGCTGCCGCTGGTCTACGACGAATTGCACCGACTGGCGCACCTCGAACTGCGCGGCGAAGGCCCCGACATCACGCTGCGCACAACGGCGTTGGTGCACGAAGCCTACGGCAAGCTCGTCGATCACCATGCGGTGGACTGGCAGGGCCGCTCCCACTTTTTCGGGGTGGCGGCCCGGGCGATGCGCCAGGTTGTGATCAACCGCGCGCGCAAGCGGCAGGCACAGAAGCGGGGTGGGGACGCCCCCCATCTTACGATCGACGAGGGCCGGATCGCTGTCGACCAGCAAGCCGATCGTCTCGTTGCGCTCGACGAGGCGCTCGACCGTCTCGCTGCCATTGACGAGCGCCAGAGTCGGATCGTCGAATGCCGCTTCTTCGGTGGAATGACAATCGAGGAAACCGCTGCCGCACTCGACGTCTCCCCCTCCACCGTCAAGCGTGACTGGCGCACGGCTAAAGCCTGGCTGTCCCGCGAGATCAAGCGAATGGAATCGGCGTGA
- a CDS encoding tail fiber domain-containing protein — MSLGYSRSTPFLLTVALLTLAFVCLPNDARAQTRALNVDDADGDSLVHVNDDGGFAVYGESGTGAIPATGAGTRMMWFPNKAAFRAGEVDGTQWDDANVGEHSVAFGLDTDAAGVRSTAMGLASSAKGNGSTAMGNGTLASGTGAVSMGNLTRAEGDESTSMGDRTEAATDQSLSIGRYNDANTSADNTLFVAGNGSFGSRSDALVLDYDGNMTIAGTLTENSDRRLKEQIQPLSSGVLAPLGKIEPVRFRFKDKRTHPSGTQLGLIAQEVQAQFPALVSEGASGYLSVSYSKFTAVLLKGLQEQQAEIARLEAKQAKVASLRKENESIKKRLAKLEQQEQDEAAYAGWGASAPLGGLLAILLLAGGFVAWRRVQAQSSANTLTGLVGTGLLVIGGLLAASTGEARAQPVPVTDVENAAGVSVLTVFEDGGFAAYGESGTGAIPATGAGTRMMWHPAKAAFRVGVVGRGSESTGDEWDDTNVGFASMSFGNGTKASGFKSTAMGDNTTASGESSTAMGTQTTASGLNTTAMGERTTATGIRSTAMGLFTNAATDNSLSIGVYNDANRGNDDSDPSTGPLFVVGNGSFGSRSDALVLDQSGDLEISGTLTENSDRRLKERIQPLGSSILGKLGHIRPVHFRFKNEATHPSGTQVGLIAQEVQAQFPALVTEGASGYLSVSYSKFTAVLLKGLQEQQAEIDRLEAKANRIDQLEARLAKLEQQDTSRLAALGGPWWAAALLALGLLGLGLFVQRQKRA; from the coding sequence ATGAGTCTAGGCTATTCACGATCGACTCCGTTCCTTCTCACCGTTGCGCTTCTGACACTGGCCTTCGTTTGTCTGCCCAACGACGCCCGCGCCCAGACGCGCGCCCTCAACGTAGACGACGCCGATGGCGACAGCCTCGTCCACGTCAACGACGACGGCGGCTTCGCGGTCTACGGCGAAAGCGGCACCGGCGCGATTCCCGCCACCGGGGCCGGCACACGGATGATGTGGTTTCCCAACAAGGCGGCCTTCCGCGCTGGAGAGGTAGACGGCACGCAGTGGGATGATGCTAACGTCGGTGAACACTCGGTCGCGTTCGGATTGGACACGGACGCCGCCGGGGTACGATCCACAGCGATGGGGTTAGCTTCGAGTGCCAAGGGCAACGGGTCTACGGCGATGGGCAACGGGACCCTTGCCAGCGGCACCGGGGCCGTGTCAATGGGCAACCTCACCCGAGCCGAGGGGGACGAGTCTACGTCGATGGGCGACCGGACAGAGGCCGCGACCGACCAATCCCTCTCCATCGGCCGATACAACGACGCCAACACCTCCGCCGACAACACCCTCTTCGTGGCCGGCAACGGCTCATTCGGCAGCCGCTCCGATGCGCTGGTGCTCGACTACGACGGCAATATGACGATTGCCGGAACGCTCACGGAGAACTCCGACCGCCGCTTGAAGGAGCAGATCCAGCCGCTCAGCAGTGGCGTCCTGGCCCCTCTCGGCAAAATCGAGCCGGTGCGCTTCCGCTTCAAAGATAAGCGCACCCACCCTTCGGGCACCCAGCTCGGCCTTATCGCGCAGGAGGTGCAGGCGCAGTTTCCCGCGCTCGTCAGCGAAGGGGCGAGCGGGTATCTCTCCGTTTCCTACTCGAAGTTCACGGCCGTCTTGCTGAAGGGCCTTCAGGAGCAGCAAGCCGAGATCGCACGGTTAGAGGCGAAGCAGGCGAAGGTCGCGTCGCTGCGCAAGGAGAATGAGAGCATCAAGAAGCGGCTGGCCAAACTGGAGCAGCAAGAGCAGGACGAGGCCGCATACGCAGGATGGGGCGCGTCCGCACCGCTCGGCGGCCTGCTTGCAATCTTACTGCTTGCTGGTGGTTTTGTCGCGTGGCGGCGCGTTCAAGCTCAGTCAAGTGCCAACACCCTGACAGGTCTGGTGGGGACGGGTCTGTTGGTCATCGGGGGGCTCCTGGCCGCCTCGACCGGTGAGGCCCGCGCCCAGCCGGTGCCCGTCACCGACGTCGAAAACGCCGCCGGCGTCTCGGTGCTGACGGTCTTCGAGGACGGAGGCTTTGCGGCCTACGGCGAAAGCGGCACCGGCGCGATTCCCGCCACCGGGGCCGGCACGCGGATGATGTGGCACCCCGCCAAGGCTGCCTTCCGAGTCGGCGTAGTTGGCAGGGGCTCCGAAAGTACCGGCGATGAGTGGGACGACACCAATGTTGGATTCGCCTCAATGTCCTTCGGAAATGGCACCAAAGCCAGTGGCTTCAAATCTACCGCAATGGGCGATAACACAACCGCAAGCGGTGAATCGTCTACTGCGATGGGTACGCAAACAACTGCCAGCGGTCTCAACACTACGGCGATGGGTGAAAGAACGACCGCGACCGGGATCCGGTCCACGGCGATGGGCCTATTTACGAATGCCGCGACTGATAATTCACTCTCCATCGGCGTCTACAACGATGCCAACCGGGGGAACGACGACAGCGACCCAAGCACAGGCCCGCTCTTCGTCGTTGGCAACGGCTCCTTTGGTAGCCGCTCCGACGCCTTGGTGCTCGACCAGAGCGGCGATCTCGAAATCAGCGGTACGCTCACCGAAAACTCCGACCGCCGTCTCAAAGAGCGGATCCAGCCACTCGGCAGCAGCATTCTCGGCAAGCTTGGTCACATTCGACCAGTACACTTCCGCTTCAAAAACGAAGCGACGCATCCTTCGGGCACCCAGGTTGGCCTCATCGCGCAGGAGGTCCAGGCGCAGTTTCCCGCGCTCGTCACTGAGGGCGCGAGCGGGTATCTCTCCGTCTCGTACTCGAAATTCACGGCGGTCTTGCTGAAGGGCCTTCAGGAGCAGCAGGCCGAGATCGATCGGTTGGAGGCGAAGGCGAACCGCATCGACCAGCTTGAAGCACGGCTCGCAAAGCTGGAGCAGCAGGACACGTCACGCCTGGCCGCACTAGGGGGGCCGTGGTGGGCTGCGGCTCTGCTCGCCCTTGGACTGCTGGGCCTCGGCCTGTTCGTGCAACGGCAAAAGCGCGCATGA
- a CDS encoding tail fiber domain-containing protein, with protein MNALLENHRDPTMSTDRSSLLTFAFAVFLVLALAPTGEALAQPVPVTDIENAAGDSVQTVFEDGAFVAYGDSFNGTIPAEGEGTRMMWHPAKGALRAGDVDATEWNDANIGLYSMAFGSDPIASGPASTAMGRDTEASGDESTAMGSLSIASGEHSTAMGVSTTASGDESTAMGDGTEASGNSATAMGDGTEATAPQSTAMGFETTASGTDATAMGRRAEANGTHSTAMGDNTIAETDQSLSVGAYNDANTSPDNTLFVVGNGEDTISNPDDRSDALVLDRTGNLTISGSLTQNSDRRLKTQIRPLGASVLAPLDEIEPVRFQFKDERTHPSGEQIGLIAQEVQAQFPALVSEGASGHLSVSYSKFTAVLLKGLQEQQAQIQKQKEQIERLRGQQTQIAALQAEVDALKEGRSQTAGWGPAAGGLLGFLLLGGCIVAVRRWGTPHAASLLVLAGMGALLLGTAPASAQTVTIQNGASVSVENGSVFDLGTNTVLVEEESSGARLTGGTGVVTATRTVNAPSSVDVAGLGAVITSSQDLGQTTIVRGHAVQTDNNNESIARYYDIQPGQNNSGLDATLEFTYVDAELNGLSESSLVLFRSEDGGSTYTTAGYDSRDASANTVTLGGIDSFSRWTLGDESQPLPVELAGFEVTRSDDSVLLQWATISEQQNAGFEVQRRRAHAPNGSWKEIGFVESAAAGGTTTGSESYRFADTDLPFEADSLTYRLRQVDMDGSATLSDPIVVAVNAPETLVLHGAAPNPVRGQATLRYEVPEQASVRIDLFDVLGRRVTTLVNRKEVAGRQKTTFDASRLSSGTYFVRLQSAGTVRTEQITVVR; from the coding sequence ATGAACGCTCTACTAGAAAACCATCGCGACCCAACCATGTCCACGGATCGCTCTTCCCTCTTGACGTTTGCCTTCGCCGTTTTCCTCGTGTTGGCGCTCGCCCCGACCGGTGAGGCCCTCGCCCAGCCAGTGCCCGTCACCGACATCGAAAACGCCGCCGGCGACTCGGTGCAGACGGTCTTCGAGGACGGCGCTTTCGTCGCTTACGGCGATTCCTTCAACGGCACAATTCCCGCAGAAGGAGAAGGCACACGGATGATGTGGCATCCTGCAAAAGGCGCGTTACGCGCCGGAGATGTGGACGCTACGGAATGGAACGACGCAAACATCGGTCTATACTCAATGGCTTTCGGCTCCGACCCCATAGCCAGCGGTCCAGCTTCCACAGCAATGGGCCGAGATACGGAGGCTAGCGGCGACGAGTCCACAGCAATGGGAAGCCTGTCGATCGCCAGTGGTGAACATTCCACGGCGATGGGTGTGAGCACGACGGCCAGCGGCGACGAGTCCACGGCGATGGGCGACGGTACAGAAGCCAGTGGCAACTCAGCCACCGCGATGGGCGACGGTACGGAAGCCACCGCCCCCCAGTCCACGGCGATGGGCTTCGAAACGACGGCTAGCGGGACTGATGCTACCGCGATGGGTCGTCGCGCCGAAGCCAACGGCACACATTCCACGGCGATGGGGGATAACACGATTGCGGAGACCGATCAGTCCCTATCCGTCGGCGCGTACAACGACGCCAACACCTCTCCCGACAACACCCTGTTCGTCGTCGGAAACGGCGAGGACACCATCTCCAATCCTGACGACCGTTCCGACGCGCTCGTGCTCGACCGAACCGGCAATCTCACCATCTCAGGCAGCCTCACCCAAAACTCCGACCGCCGCCTCAAGACACAGATCCGGCCGCTCGGTGCCAGCGTCCTGGCCCCCCTCGACGAGATTGAGCCGGTCCGCTTCCAGTTCAAAGACGAGCGCACCCATCCGTCGGGCGAGCAGATCGGTCTCATCGCGCAGGAGGTGCAGGCGCAGTTTCCCGCGCTCGTGAGCGAAGGGGCAAGCGGGCACCTCTCGGTCTCGTACTCGAAGTTCACCGCCGTCTTGCTGAAGGGTCTCCAGGAGCAGCAAGCGCAAATTCAAAAGCAGAAGGAGCAGATCGAGCGGCTACGTGGGCAGCAAACGCAGATCGCCGCGCTGCAGGCGGAGGTTGATGCGTTGAAGGAAGGACGATCGCAAACCGCGGGCTGGGGTCCGGCGGCAGGCGGGCTACTCGGGTTCCTACTTCTCGGCGGATGCATTGTGGCCGTCCGGCGGTGGGGCACGCCGCACGCCGCCTCCCTGTTGGTCCTGGCAGGTATGGGGGCGCTACTCCTCGGAACCGCGCCGGCCTCGGCGCAGACGGTCACCATTCAAAACGGCGCTTCGGTGAGCGTGGAAAACGGCAGCGTCTTCGACCTCGGCACCAACACTGTACTTGTGGAAGAAGAATCCTCCGGCGCCCGGCTCACCGGCGGCACCGGCGTCGTCACCGCCACACGTACCGTCAACGCGCCCTCCAGCGTCGATGTGGCCGGCCTTGGCGCAGTCATCACCTCCAGCCAAGACCTCGGCCAGACGACGATTGTGCGCGGCCACGCCGTGCAGACCGACAACAACAACGAGAGCATCGCGCGCTACTACGACATCCAGCCGGGACAGAATAACAGCGGCCTGGATGCGACCCTCGAGTTTACATATGTCGACGCCGAGCTCAACGGGCTGAGTGAAAGCAGCCTGGTTCTCTTCCGCTCGGAGGACGGCGGCAGCACGTACACCACGGCCGGCTACGACAGCCGCGACGCATCGGCCAACACCGTCACCCTCGGCGGCATCGACTCCTTTAGCCGCTGGACGCTTGGCGACGAAAGCCAGCCGTTGCCGGTGGAGTTGGCCGGGTTCGAGGTCACCCGCTCCGACGACAGCGTCCTGCTGCAGTGGGCAACTATCTCCGAACAACAAAACGCCGGCTTCGAGGTGCAGCGGCGCCGGGCCCACGCTCCGAATGGGAGCTGGAAGGAGATCGGCTTCGTCGAGTCGGCGGCTGCGGGAGGCACAACCACCGGGTCGGAATCCTACCGCTTTGCCGACACGGATCTCCCGTTCGAGGCCGACTCGCTCACCTATCGCCTCCGGCAGGTCGACATGGACGGGAGTGCGACGCTGAGCGACCCGATCGTCGTCGCGGTGAACGCGCCCGAGACGCTGGTCCTGCACGGTGCAGCCCCAAACCCGGTGCGCGGCCAGGCAACCCTCCGGTACGAGGTGCCGGAACAGGCGTCGGTTCGCATTGACCTGTTCGACGTGCTGGGCCGGCGGGTCACCACGCTCGTGAACCGAAAAGAGGTCGCGGGCCGGCAGAAGACGACCTTTGATGCGAGCCGCCTGTCGAGTGGGACGTACTTCGTACGCCTGCAATCCGCGGGCACGGTACGCACCGAACAGATCACCGTCGTCCGGTAG